Proteins from a genomic interval of Pseudoalteromonas sp. MEBiC 03607:
- a CDS encoding dipeptidase has protein sequence MKHSLLAAFLLTAFSSQATVSEQSEKLANYAVEQYQQAQIHTLENLVSYPTVNKEGLATPDNPDFIGFKSFLKMKAAQFGFDYQDLGYTVLIGMGNQADKVTIVTHGDVQPADASKWQQSPFKMDKTSEPGKLIARGTEDDKGAIATALHAMKAIKDNGITLNNRIELMVYLAEESDWAPLEEFMKTYQQPKYAVTIDASYPVVVAEKGWSLIAPTFSATSAKTGLYVSNLKGGAFVSQIPEDASVLVHNADAATVAKLHDNVAKLKNVKVAMTEQDNGLLVQVKGISAHSSEPEAGENAIAYLAEIFKGIDLENNSDGQAIEFINQLIGLDLYGAQFGEIAYKHDFMGPMTVSPTLLSRDGNDIKLSVNMRRPVGKQKAVLKQQINEALSAWQTTNNVTLKDTKVVIGTPMLLDGAPHAQALLDIFKHFTGDKDAGFVSIGGGTNAKLFDNAVSFGPSMPGKKYTGHSEHEFITEEQLALNLKMYTAMMMKLGNM, from the coding sequence TTGAAACATTCATTACTTGCTGCATTTTTATTAACTGCTTTCTCTAGTCAGGCAACTGTGTCTGAGCAAAGTGAAAAGCTGGCTAACTACGCGGTAGAGCAATATCAACAAGCGCAAATTCATACCTTAGAGAATTTAGTTTCTTACCCAACGGTGAATAAAGAAGGTTTAGCGACTCCTGATAACCCAGATTTTATTGGCTTTAAGTCATTCTTAAAAATGAAAGCGGCGCAGTTTGGTTTTGATTATCAAGATTTAGGTTACACAGTATTAATTGGCATGGGTAACCAAGCTGATAAAGTAACCATAGTAACCCATGGTGATGTGCAACCAGCCGATGCCAGTAAATGGCAACAAAGCCCATTTAAAATGGATAAAACCTCTGAACCTGGAAAGCTAATTGCACGTGGTACAGAAGATGATAAAGGTGCTATTGCCACAGCATTGCATGCAATGAAGGCGATTAAAGATAACGGCATTACTTTAAATAACCGCATTGAATTAATGGTTTACCTTGCTGAAGAGTCTGACTGGGCACCACTCGAAGAGTTTATGAAAACCTATCAGCAACCAAAATATGCTGTCACTATTGATGCTTCTTACCCTGTGGTTGTTGCAGAAAAAGGCTGGAGCTTAATTGCGCCGACTTTTTCAGCAACCTCTGCAAAAACAGGCTTATATGTAAGTAATTTAAAAGGCGGTGCTTTTGTTAGCCAAATCCCTGAAGATGCCAGTGTGCTTGTGCATAACGCCGATGCTGCGACAGTAGCTAAATTACACGACAATGTCGCTAAGCTTAAAAACGTAAAAGTGGCGATGACAGAGCAAGATAATGGCTTGCTAGTGCAAGTGAAGGGGATTTCAGCGCATTCATCTGAGCCAGAAGCGGGTGAAAATGCCATTGCGTACCTTGCAGAAATCTTCAAAGGCATCGACCTTGAGAACAATAGCGATGGTCAAGCAATTGAGTTTATTAATCAGCTAATAGGCCTTGATTTATATGGCGCGCAATTCGGTGAAATTGCTTATAAGCATGATTTTATGGGGCCGATGACTGTTTCGCCAACGTTATTAAGCCGCGATGGTAACGATATTAAATTGTCGGTTAATATGCGCCGTCCTGTTGGTAAACAAAAAGCTGTGCTCAAACAGCAAATTAATGAAGCACTTAGCGCTTGGCAAACCACTAATAATGTCACTTTAAAAGACACAAAAGTGGTAATTGGTACGCCAATGCTGTTAGATGGTGCACCTCACGCCCAAGCTTTACTTGATATCTTTAAGCACTTTACCGGCGATAAAGACGCGGGCTTTGTGTCAATCGGTGGTGGCACCAATGCGAAGCTATTTGATAATGCTGTTTCATTTGGTCCATCAATGCCAGGTAAAAAGTACACAGGTCACTCAGAACATGAGTTTATTACCGAAGAGCAGTTAGCGCTGAACTTAAAAATGTACACTGCAATGATGATGAAGCTAGGTAATATGTAG
- a CDS encoding DUF2986 domain-containing protein, protein MNRRKKIFTKLKQKDKRANAKLHKSNKPAYISKADREKLAQQEAEQES, encoded by the coding sequence ATGAACCGCAGAAAAAAGATCTTCACTAAACTTAAGCAAAAAGATAAGCGCGCCAATGCAAAATTGCATAAAAGCAATAAGCCGGCATACATCTCAAAGGCAGATCGCGAAAAATTAGCACAGCAAGAAGCTGAGCAGGAAAGTTAA
- a CDS encoding TonB-dependent receptor, with the protein MNTLSSRPGFLFSKIAAALSCVLSISAFADDSIEVIEVQGHAQNNHQLVSSADALLKDLGVDFSAAGGVSNLPVMNGMMGDRVKVLVDGADVTAACANQMNPPLSYVSANQIASYSVVAGVSPVSSGGDNIAGVIRVNTIAPEFSDTDSVNWRAGYVTAQYKSVNDSQAYALGASLASKQFSLSYQGSFEDANSYDDVHGERVLDTLYRVQNHALTGAIRDEKQQLVVKLTHQKIPYQGFANQYMDMTDNTSYGFVAQYQRELENGDLQVQLNAHDVKHEMGFFSNEKTGMMPMNTDAQDYSYQVHWRTDLSKQSSLMLGQEYYGYRIDDWWPAVAGSMMMGPNEYVNINDGKRDRLAAFAEYQNQVNQAWWVSAGVRVEQVTTDTGEVQAYNEGGMSGMANMGSMMDMSKTDAQAAMEFNQLDRKRDDTLVDISLLARYQLSNNDELQFGLARKNRAPNLYERYSWGVGTMATTMIGWFGDGNGYIGNPDLEAETAHTLSSSYTKLAKDDSWQVTANVWYTQVNDYIDAEVTKSFNRTDMAHTKRNILTFTNLDVTLYGAKLAGLIELYNTKQAGKWQLKGSLTSTYGERDDSNEDLYQIMPLHTELSLEHEYKGWQNVLSWQWVDSKTHVDERRLENQTDSYQLLAISSQKTWQNLTFKLAITNLLDEYYQQPLGGVSIANYKQDMSNGFEQLAGQGRSYNASVSYRF; encoded by the coding sequence ATGAACACGCTATCTTCTCGCCCTGGTTTTTTATTTTCTAAAATTGCTGCAGCACTTAGCTGTGTTTTAAGTATTTCGGCCTTTGCTGATGATTCAATTGAAGTGATAGAAGTACAAGGTCATGCCCAAAATAACCATCAATTAGTTAGCTCTGCAGACGCGTTACTGAAAGATTTAGGTGTTGATTTTTCAGCGGCCGGAGGAGTGTCTAACTTGCCGGTGATGAACGGCATGATGGGCGATAGAGTTAAAGTTTTAGTCGATGGTGCTGATGTTACAGCAGCGTGTGCTAACCAAATGAACCCGCCACTCTCTTATGTGTCGGCAAACCAAATTGCCTCTTACAGTGTCGTTGCTGGTGTATCACCGGTAAGCAGTGGCGGTGATAATATTGCCGGTGTTATTAGGGTAAATACGATTGCCCCTGAATTTAGTGATACAGACTCAGTGAACTGGCGCGCAGGCTATGTTACCGCCCAGTACAAGAGCGTTAACGATAGCCAAGCATATGCTCTAGGTGCTAGCCTTGCGAGCAAACAGTTTAGCTTGTCTTACCAAGGCAGCTTTGAAGATGCTAACAGCTATGATGATGTGCATGGTGAACGTGTACTTGATACCTTATATCGAGTGCAAAATCATGCGTTAACGGGCGCTATTCGTGATGAGAAACAACAGCTTGTAGTTAAGCTGACGCATCAAAAGATTCCTTACCAAGGCTTTGCAAATCAATACATGGATATGACCGATAACACCAGTTATGGTTTCGTTGCTCAGTACCAACGTGAGCTTGAAAATGGTGATTTGCAGGTGCAATTGAATGCGCATGATGTAAAACACGAAATGGGTTTTTTCAGTAATGAGAAAACCGGCATGATGCCAATGAATACCGATGCACAAGATTACAGTTATCAAGTTCATTGGCGCACTGATTTATCAAAACAGTCATCATTAATGCTAGGGCAAGAATATTACGGTTATCGAATTGATGACTGGTGGCCAGCGGTTGCAGGGTCAATGATGATGGGCCCAAATGAATACGTAAACATTAACGATGGCAAACGTGACCGCCTTGCGGCATTTGCTGAGTACCAAAACCAAGTAAACCAAGCATGGTGGGTGTCGGCAGGTGTTCGTGTTGAGCAAGTCACCACAGATACTGGCGAAGTGCAGGCTTATAACGAAGGTGGCATGAGCGGTATGGCTAATATGGGCTCAATGATGGACATGTCAAAAACCGACGCCCAAGCTGCGATGGAATTTAACCAATTAGACCGTAAACGTGACGACACTTTAGTTGATATCAGTTTACTTGCTCGCTATCAATTATCGAATAACGATGAGCTGCAATTTGGTTTAGCTCGTAAAAACCGCGCACCTAATTTATATGAGCGTTACAGCTGGGGTGTAGGTACGATGGCAACCACCATGATTGGTTGGTTTGGCGATGGTAATGGTTACATTGGTAACCCAGATTTAGAAGCCGAAACAGCTCATACGTTAAGCTCTAGCTACACCAAATTAGCCAAAGACGATAGCTGGCAAGTAACGGCAAATGTTTGGTACACGCAAGTAAATGATTATATTGATGCTGAAGTGACTAAGAGCTTTAATCGCACCGATATGGCGCATACCAAGCGTAATATTCTTACCTTTACGAATTTAGATGTCACTCTTTACGGTGCAAAACTGGCGGGCTTAATTGAACTTTACAACACAAAGCAAGCAGGAAAGTGGCAATTAAAAGGCTCACTAACCAGTACTTATGGCGAACGTGATGATAGCAATGAAGACTTATATCAAATTATGCCACTGCACACTGAGCTGAGCCTAGAGCACGAATACAAAGGCTGGCAAAACGTACTGAGCTGGCAATGGGTTGATAGTAAAACCCATGTTGATGAGCGCCGTTTAGAAAACCAAACCGACAGCTATCAGTTACTGGCTATATCAAGTCAGAAAACGTGGCAAAATTTAACCTTTAAGTTAGCAATTACCAACTTACTTGATGAATACTACCAACAGCCGCTTGGCGGTGTAAGTATTGCTAATTACAAGCAAGATATGAGCAATGGTTTTGAACAACTTGCTGGACAGGGCCGCTCGTATAATGCCAGTGTGAGTTATAGGTTTTAG
- a CDS encoding universal stress protein: MKKIFACIDGSCMTDAVTEAAIWISKRSSHPINFLHALEPPLPQGSDDLTAIIGLGSQTSLLEQLAKLEQERNKVASQHGQLLLDEAMKKAEHAGITEIEQQQLSMSLVDALLEHEDNARVMIIGRSGKGHYDDFKVLGSHIETLIRQVHTPVAIVPPQFHEPTNFMLAYDGSESTDKAITQIINGGILSGLDCHLVMVDKQDGHCQDKLDTASARLAENGFNVRARMLDGDVYQALWRYKSDHAVDLMVMGAFGHSKWRQFFLGSTTLKMLEDSRIPLVVLR, translated from the coding sequence ATGAAAAAGATATTTGCTTGTATCGACGGTTCATGCATGACCGATGCGGTGACGGAAGCGGCGATTTGGATTTCTAAGCGCTCCAGCCATCCAATTAATTTTCTGCATGCATTAGAGCCACCTTTGCCGCAAGGCAGTGATGATTTAACCGCAATTATAGGTTTAGGTTCGCAAACCTCATTGTTAGAGCAATTGGCAAAACTTGAGCAAGAGCGCAACAAAGTAGCGTCGCAGCATGGTCAATTATTGCTAGATGAAGCAATGAAAAAAGCCGAGCATGCAGGCATAACCGAGATTGAGCAACAGCAGCTTTCAATGAGTCTTGTTGATGCCTTACTTGAACATGAAGACAATGCCCGTGTGATGATTATTGGCCGCTCTGGTAAAGGCCATTACGATGATTTTAAAGTACTGGGCTCGCATATTGAAACGCTGATCCGTCAGGTACATACCCCGGTTGCGATTGTGCCGCCGCAATTTCATGAGCCTACAAACTTTATGCTGGCTTATGATGGCAGCGAAAGTACCGACAAAGCGATTACACAAATTATCAATGGCGGGATTTTATCCGGCTTAGATTGCCACTTGGTGATGGTTGATAAACAAGATGGTCACTGCCAAGACAAACTTGATACTGCCTCAGCAAGGCTGGCAGAAAATGGCTTTAATGTGAGAGCGCGCATGCTCGATGGCGATGTTTACCAAGCGCTGTGGCGATATAAAAGTGACCACGCCGTTGATTTAATGGTGATGGGCGCATTTGGTCACTCTAAATGGCGGCAGTTCTTTTTAGGCAGCACGACCTTAAAAATGCTTGAAGATAGCCGTATTCCTTTAGTGGTGCTGCGCTAA
- a CDS encoding MFS transporter has translation MTNVANSQGNASTFTILIVLALGTFILGLSEFSMMPMLPLISETFSSTPAQSGYAISAYAIGVVVGAPLFMITTANMRKRNALLMFVSMMFLFNGLSAFANSLEQLILFRFLSGLPHGAYFAAAILLAADIAPADKRASFMSKVFMGLTIATIVGVPMVTLVGQNFSWRYCLAGTAVLALVALVLIVKYVPNVKNTAPTSILDELSVLKNKLVWTILGIIIIGFGGVFCVYTYIADTILEVTHTPAYTISIAMIMFGIGCTLGNYVLGKAADHSPLKTTGAALIGAVVFAASYVSASHNIWLLYAVIFFIGFSVGLGTVIQSLLMDVSPQGHAMIGALVQCAFNTANAIGPWLGGMAIAEGALPSQTGYVSAALFLGGFLMWSLSAMQMKRQSYKP, from the coding sequence ATGACTAACGTAGCCAACTCCCAAGGCAACGCAAGCACGTTTACCATTCTGATAGTATTGGCTTTAGGCACATTCATTTTGGGCCTATCAGAATTTTCTATGATGCCAATGTTGCCCCTGATCAGCGAAACATTTTCGTCTACGCCAGCGCAAAGTGGTTATGCCATCAGTGCTTACGCGATTGGCGTAGTTGTCGGTGCCCCACTATTTATGATCACAACCGCCAACATGCGTAAGCGAAATGCACTGTTGATGTTTGTCAGTATGATGTTTTTATTCAATGGTTTAAGTGCTTTTGCAAACTCGCTTGAGCAACTTATTTTATTTCGATTTTTAAGTGGTTTACCACACGGTGCCTACTTCGCCGCTGCTATTTTATTGGCTGCCGATATCGCCCCTGCCGATAAACGCGCAAGCTTTATGTCAAAAGTATTTATGGGTTTAACCATTGCCACTATTGTTGGTGTGCCCATGGTCACCCTAGTGGGGCAAAACTTTAGCTGGCGTTATTGTTTGGCAGGCACCGCTGTACTTGCGTTAGTTGCCTTGGTATTGATTGTGAAATACGTACCTAACGTAAAGAATACCGCGCCAACATCGATTCTCGATGAGTTAAGTGTATTAAAGAACAAGCTCGTATGGACTATTCTGGGTATCATCATTATTGGTTTTGGTGGCGTATTTTGTGTTTACACTTACATTGCCGACACTATTTTAGAAGTCACCCATACCCCTGCTTACACTATCTCTATTGCGATGATTATGTTTGGTATTGGCTGTACTTTAGGAAACTATGTATTAGGTAAAGCCGCCGACCATTCACCGCTGAAAACCACAGGCGCAGCGCTAATTGGCGCTGTAGTATTTGCAGCCAGTTATGTAAGCGCAAGCCATAATATTTGGCTGTTATACGCGGTGATTTTCTTTATTGGCTTTAGTGTTGGTTTAGGTACCGTGATCCAATCATTATTAATGGATGTGTCACCACAAGGGCATGCCATGATTGGTGCACTAGTACAGTGTGCGTTTAATACAGCCAATGCGATTGGCCCTTGGCTTGGCGGCATGGCTATTGCCGAAGGCGCACTCCCTAGTCAAACAGGCTATGTTTCGGCGGCACTATTCTTAGGTGGTTTTTTAATGTGGTCGTTAAGTGCGATGCAGATGAAAAGACAAAGCTATAAGCCTTAA
- a CDS encoding IS3 family transposase (programmed frameshift), with translation MKVKSQRRYSLEFKIKVVQESLDTTDTVKMVANKYGIHPDMLSSWRSHMTSKKKTAKPLKNQGPDKSYTDLERQIRKLEKQLEDAQLENDVFKKGEGLLRQPKRIRFEYIHKVTDAKRTVKKLCSWLSVSPAGYYKWLKQLPSTRQKENSSLLKFLKYVSDQEHCIPGYRKLWEAAVAHGFDCSKGRVQRLLQSVGYRSKSGKRRYTSRSKKEGTIKASNLLRRQFNVDAVNTVWVSDITQVRCKDGWQYLCVILDLYSRKVVGWVTSRINNAELVIKTLRKAWSARKPDGSNLLFHSDQGAQYVAKETVKWLTNRGVTVSMSRKGNCWDNACSESFFAQYKKEWIKNLNELSRSEMTTQTYFYIEKYYNSVRRHGTLGYKSPMQYEQVN, from the exons ATGAAAGTAAAGTCACAGCGTAGATATTCCCTCGAATTTAAAATAAAAGTCGTTCAAGAGTCGTTAGACACCACAGATACAGTTAAGATGGTCGCTAATAAGTACGGTATTCATCCTGACATGCTATCAAGTTGGAGAAGTCACATGACCTCGAAAAAGAAAACGGCAAAGCCACTAAAGAACCAAGGCCCTGACAAATCATACACAGATTTAGAACGCCAAATTCGCAAGCTTGAGAAGCAACTCGAAGATGCTCAGTTGGAGAATGACGTTT TTAAAAAAGGCGAAGGTCTACTTCGACAGCCTAAAAGAATAAGGTTCGAATATATCCACAAGGTCACAGACGCCAAACGCACAGTGAAGAAGTTGTGCAGCTGGTTATCTGTGTCGCCGGCTGGATACTATAAATGGTTAAAGCAATTACCTAGCACACGCCAGAAAGAAAACAGTTCGTTACTGAAATTTCTAAAGTATGTCAGCGACCAAGAGCACTGTATTCCTGGTTATAGGAAGCTCTGGGAGGCAGCGGTAGCACATGGTTTTGATTGCAGTAAAGGGCGTGTGCAGAGACTATTACAAAGCGTTGGCTATCGTTCAAAGTCAGGTAAAAGACGCTATACAAGCCGCTCGAAGAAAGAAGGTACAATCAAAGCGAGTAATTTATTACGGCGCCAGTTTAATGTTGATGCAGTAAATACCGTGTGGGTATCAGATATCACACAAGTACGCTGTAAAGATGGTTGGCAGTATTTATGCGTCATCCTTGACTTGTACTCTCGTAAGGTTGTTGGCTGGGTAACAAGCCGTATAAACAACGCCGAGTTAGTTATTAAAACACTGAGGAAAGCATGGTCAGCACGTAAACCTGATGGTTCGAATTTGCTCTTTCATTCAGACCAAGGAGCTCAGTATGTCGCAAAGGAAACAGTGAAGTGGTTAACTAATAGAGGTGTCACAGTGAGTATGTCTAGAAAAGGCAACTGCTGGGATAACGCATGCTCAGAAAGCTTCTTTGCGCAGTATAAAAAGGAGTGGATAAAGAATTTAAATGAACTGAGTCGTAGTGAAATGACAACACAAACGTATTTTTATATTGAAAAATACTACAACTCAGTAAGAAGGCATGGCACCCTAGGGTATAAAAGTCCCATGCAGTACGAACAAGTTAATTAA
- a CDS encoding helix-turn-helix transcriptional regulator — MKNRLKVLRAEHNYTQAKLAELLDVSRQTINAIEKGKFDPSLPLAFKAARLFNLSIEEIFQDE; from the coding sequence ATGAAAAACCGCTTGAAAGTGCTTCGTGCTGAGCACAACTACACCCAAGCGAAACTCGCAGAGCTTTTGGATGTATCTAGGCAAACTATTAATGCGATTGAAAAAGGTAAATTTGACCCAAGTTTGCCATTAGCATTTAAAGCCGCGCGTTTATTTAACCTGAGTATCGAAGAGATATTTCAGGATGAGTAA
- a CDS encoding winged helix-turn-helix domain-containing protein, protein MNTALFFVGEWQVTPATNSIRRGEQTKHLEPKAMDVLLLLCEKQGELLTSEEIISHCWQNVALGDNPLHKVITQLRKAFDDKASDPHYIETIRKRGYRVIAEINFPLNEEQKASQTSWQGDSPFVGLSAFAPEQADVFFGRNKQIATLLQRVSAQIEFGRAFCLILGASGSGKSSLVNAGVLPALMSSNGYDGIRVHSYCQLDFADVSKERLLLDLASTLLDLEINDAPVLSDISADALAELLLKDPEQVISRCKAALAALNTERTTPYLFLFIDRLEVLLSSPLFSDDERNQLLALIERLATSGCMIIFSACRNDFYPQVVSQPSLMSGKANGAHFDLLAPTRSELKQMIRLPALAAGLSWQHHPEHHTPLDEQLCNDTANNPDALPMLQYTLQQLYLQRSPDNELLFSEYQALGTIEGAIGQKAEQVFCQLPKDQQTELAAVLSKLITLNPDGETLTSRAARWSELTSPAATKLVQAMVDSRLFVSHLKNEQACFSLAHEALLRHWQRAIDWVQEHQQSLAIQSRVQLATERWLLEHKHSDFLLAQGKPLQEAQSLVKNPMFSLSSNEQALIKASNNKAKRKKRVLQITAAALVCLTFIATFMSVRSYHAEQIAKQKRQEAESLLGFMVGEFADKLRSVERMDLLDGISNKALEYFTNQDEEAASLFDFSDTQAEFNNRFQYAQTLEAMGEVAYSRGKTDEAFTAFENARTRLESLLKVQPNNLDVLMLAGANAFWLGNLTYEQSNYLATEPMFKRYLAYSEKMYQLAPNDFNSIMELSYSHNSLGSLYLKQFNYALAKQSFTESLKLKNQALELKPNNKNLLRDKTDTISWIATTEERLGNLNAALELLEQASQELINMLETSPNDASLHNYLANTFMQQSFLLSYFPNKRAAFLKAEKATDAINRARIQDPKNQNFQRTFYRTLAYQLMLLDKSKTSERVKDVLSYIDNQGVSDTTLINIQIGVIHYLINRNLLNEAKDLLLKLESNSDFIERISDTSKIENLAALIKVNLIKAKLSEDKIARQKACQEAINAIEENKNGDKSIKRTYPLIQAYTCLNRVSEVNTVKSKLIELGITNFEL, encoded by the coding sequence ATGAATACGGCACTGTTTTTCGTTGGCGAATGGCAAGTTACCCCGGCCACTAATTCAATCAGGCGCGGTGAACAAACAAAGCATCTTGAACCCAAGGCGATGGATGTATTACTGCTGCTATGCGAAAAACAAGGTGAACTACTAACGAGCGAAGAAATTATCAGCCATTGCTGGCAAAATGTGGCGCTGGGTGACAACCCCCTACATAAAGTGATCACCCAATTACGTAAAGCCTTTGACGATAAAGCAAGCGATCCGCATTACATCGAAACCATTCGTAAACGTGGTTATCGGGTTATTGCCGAAATCAACTTTCCACTCAACGAAGAACAAAAAGCCAGCCAAACCAGTTGGCAAGGTGATTCGCCCTTTGTTGGCTTAAGTGCGTTTGCACCAGAGCAAGCCGATGTATTTTTTGGTCGGAACAAACAAATTGCCACTTTGCTACAGCGGGTATCGGCTCAAATAGAATTTGGTCGCGCATTTTGCTTAATTTTGGGAGCCAGTGGTTCGGGTAAATCGTCGTTAGTTAACGCAGGTGTATTGCCCGCTTTAATGTCGAGTAATGGCTACGATGGCATAAGAGTACACAGTTACTGCCAACTCGACTTTGCCGATGTCAGCAAAGAGCGCTTACTGCTTGATTTAGCCTCAACCTTGCTCGATTTAGAAATAAACGACGCACCTGTACTTAGCGATATAAGTGCCGATGCGTTGGCTGAATTGTTATTAAAAGACCCAGAACAGGTTATTTCCCGCTGTAAAGCAGCACTTGCAGCGCTAAATACAGAGCGCACTACGCCCTATTTATTTTTATTTATCGACAGGCTCGAAGTGCTATTGTCATCGCCGCTATTTAGCGATGACGAGCGCAACCAGCTTTTAGCTCTTATTGAGCGCTTAGCAACAAGTGGCTGCATGATCATTTTTAGTGCCTGTCGTAATGACTTTTACCCGCAAGTAGTGAGTCAACCAAGTTTAATGTCGGGCAAAGCCAATGGCGCACATTTTGACTTATTAGCGCCAACTCGCTCTGAGCTTAAGCAAATGATCCGTTTGCCAGCACTTGCAGCAGGCTTAAGTTGGCAACATCACCCAGAGCATCACACACCGCTTGATGAACAACTTTGTAACGATACTGCCAATAACCCAGATGCATTGCCAATGCTGCAATACACCTTGCAGCAGCTTTACTTGCAGCGCAGCCCAGACAACGAATTATTGTTTTCTGAATACCAAGCCCTAGGCACCATCGAAGGAGCCATCGGCCAAAAAGCCGAACAAGTATTTTGCCAATTACCCAAAGACCAACAAACTGAACTTGCCGCAGTTCTTTCTAAGCTGATCACTTTAAATCCAGATGGCGAAACGCTCACCAGCCGCGCTGCACGTTGGAGCGAATTAACCAGCCCTGCTGCGACCAAGCTTGTTCAGGCTATGGTCGACAGCCGTTTGTTTGTGTCGCACCTTAAAAATGAGCAAGCCTGCTTTAGTCTTGCCCACGAAGCGCTGCTGCGCCATTGGCAACGCGCCATAGATTGGGTGCAAGAGCACCAACAAAGCTTAGCAATTCAAAGCCGCGTGCAACTTGCCACCGAGCGATGGCTGCTAGAACATAAACACAGCGACTTTTTATTAGCGCAAGGCAAACCGCTGCAAGAAGCACAAAGCCTAGTTAAAAACCCTATGTTTAGCTTATCGAGCAACGAACAAGCGTTAATTAAGGCTTCTAACAATAAAGCCAAACGTAAAAAACGCGTGTTACAAATAACAGCGGCTGCACTTGTGTGCTTAACCTTTATTGCTACATTTATGAGCGTGCGCAGCTATCACGCCGAACAAATAGCAAAACAAAAACGCCAAGAGGCTGAGAGTTTATTGGGTTTTATGGTTGGTGAGTTTGCCGACAAACTTAGAAGCGTTGAACGTATGGATTTACTTGATGGTATTAGCAACAAAGCCCTTGAGTATTTTACCAATCAAGACGAGGAAGCTGCCTCGTTGTTTGACTTTAGCGATACACAAGCCGAGTTTAATAACCGTTTTCAATACGCTCAAACCTTAGAGGCTATGGGCGAAGTGGCCTACTCGCGCGGCAAAACCGACGAAGCCTTCACTGCCTTTGAAAATGCGCGAACGCGCCTAGAATCTTTACTAAAAGTTCAACCCAATAACCTAGATGTTTTAATGCTCGCAGGGGCCAATGCGTTCTGGCTTGGTAATTTAACTTATGAGCAAAGTAATTACTTAGCGACTGAGCCAATGTTTAAACGTTACTTGGCTTACAGTGAAAAAATGTATCAGCTTGCCCCTAATGACTTTAACTCTATTATGGAGCTATCTTACTCGCACAATTCTCTTGGTTCGTTGTATTTAAAGCAGTTTAATTATGCACTTGCAAAACAGAGCTTTACTGAATCTTTAAAACTGAAAAACCAAGCCCTTGAGCTTAAACCGAATAACAAAAATTTATTACGCGATAAAACAGACACCATTAGTTGGATTGCAACCACAGAAGAAAGGCTCGGTAATTTAAACGCTGCACTCGAACTACTTGAACAAGCCTCTCAAGAGCTAATCAACATGCTTGAAACATCACCGAATGACGCAAGCTTACATAATTATTTAGCAAACACTTTTATGCAACAAAGCTTTTTATTGAGCTATTTTCCAAATAAGAGAGCAGCATTTTTAAAAGCTGAAAAAGCAACTGATGCAATTAATCGAGCAAGAATCCAAGATCCAAAAAATCAAAACTTTCAACGCACCTTTTATAGAACACTTGCATACCAATTAATGCTGTTAGATAAAAGTAAAACAAGTGAAAGAGTAAAAGATGTTTTAAGTTACATTGATAACCAAGGGGTTTCAGATACAACTTTAATAAATATTCAAATAGGAGTGATTCATTATTTAATCAATCGAAACCTTTTAAACGAAGCCAAAGACCTCTTGTTAAAATTAGAGAGCAACTCAGACTTTATTGAGAGAATATCTGACACTAGCAAAATAGAAAACCTCGCTGCTCTAATAAAGGTTAATTTAATTAAAGCAAAGCTTTCTGAAGACAAAATAGCAAGACAAAAAGCATGCCAAGAAGCTATTAATGCAATTGAAGAAAATAAAAACGGCGATAAAAGTATAAAAAGAACTTACCCACTTATTCAAGCCTACACCTGTTTAAATAGGGTAAGTGAGGTAAACACAGTTAAAAGTAAACTAATAGAGTTAGGCATTACTAACTTTGAACTATAA
- a CDS encoding DP-EP family protein, with product MSESQTFNFTVNIKLNTENEAVFTYFQNGQQVSGGGTINERNSLGIYTLDDATVEAGFQFTGAKFANLEGDCEQDFSFKVTNDGQTIEIADTDENSGTACMIFIVECNGTSYESADPQVKNDKED from the coding sequence ATGAGCGAAAGTCAAACTTTCAACTTTACAGTGAATATTAAACTTAACACTGAAAATGAAGCTGTATTTACATACTTCCAAAACGGTCAGCAAGTTTCTGGAGGCGGTACTATCAATGAAAGAAACAGCCTAGGCATTTATACACTTGATGACGCAACAGTTGAAGCTGGCTTTCAATTTACAGGCGCGAAATTTGCAAACCTTGAAGGTGATTGCGAGCAAGACTTTAGCTTTAAAGTCACTAATGATGGTCAAACAATTGAAATAGCGGATACTGATGAAAATAGCGGTACTGCGTGTATGATTTTCATTGTAGAGTGCAATGGCACAAGCTATGAAAGTGCCGATCCACAAGTGAAAAATGATAAAGAAGACTAA